One Brassica oleracea var. oleracea cultivar TO1000 chromosome C7, BOL, whole genome shotgun sequence genomic window carries:
- the LOC106301388 gene encoding uncharacterized CRM domain-containing protein At3g25440, chloroplastic — protein MLTTRSLSRHCSRTCKWSLSSLLQSDSSRNLVLSSNPVTSNVMLQPGSSNEFNSSSLMHQVFKGWSRAMSTSRGRSMRSKVESRMRKESGKTLREIRRAKKLKKKLMTDEERLIYNLKRAKKKVALLLQKLKKYDLPELPSPVHDPELFTPEQIQAFKKIGFKNKNYVPVGVRGVFGGVVQNMHMHWKFHETVQVCCDNFPKEKIKEMATMIARLSGGVVINIHNVKTIIMFRGRNYRQPKNLIPVNTLTKRKALFKARFEQALESQKLNIKKTEQQLRRMGVNPEDPVAMASIQRVASTFFNAIDKKEGSPYVFHGDKQSERGTSVVNTEETEPADEDSDQEELDRFIAEIEEAADKEWEEEEAAEQEESGRIRYWNREEFAGRSRGPEMRSYGDSSHGFRRNERDTRSQRRSNDSDDDDDNDTDQLDSEDDDEIPKRFDRPRSNTRRQGQGQDFMRRSHDPRPRVRSDEDVLSDLDSTMWDSGDEEDAPANYISSSDEEDEDENKTKQPRFSNNNSKTKSGKQRDEDCDSD, from the exons ATGTTGACGACAAGGAGTCTCTCGAGACATTGCTCGAGAACTTGTAAATGGTCTTTATCGTCTCTTCTTCAATCAGATTCCTCCAG GAATCTGGTTTTGTCATCGAATCCGGTTACAAGCAATGTGATGCTTCAGCCTGGTAGCTCTAATGAATTCAACTCCAGTTCATTGATGCATCAAGTCTTCAAGGGATGGTCTCGAGCTATGTCTACATCGAGAGGAAGGAGCATGAGGAGTAAAGTTGAGAGTAGGATGAGGAAAGAGTCTGGTAAGACGTTAAGAGAGATTAGGAGAGCTAAGAAATTGAAGAAGAAACTCATGACTGATGAAGAAAGACTCATCTACAACCTCAAAAGG GCGAAGAAGAAAGTTGCACTTCTATTGCAAAAGCTCAAGAAGTACGATCTTCCTGAGCTGCCATCTCCTGTTCATGATCCTGAGCTTTTCACACCGGAGCAGATCCAAGCGTTCAAGAAAATCGGTTTCAAGAATAAAAACTACGTCCCTGTTGGTGTTCGTGGAGTCTTTGGAGGAGTGGTCCAGAACATGCATATGCACTGGAAGTTTCATGAGACGGTGCAGGTTTGCTGCGATAACTTCCCAAAGGAAAAGATTAAAGAGATGGCCACCATGATAGCGAGACTTAGCGGCGGGGTAGTCATTAATATACATAACGTGAAGACTATTATTATGTTCCGTGGTAGAAACTACAGGCAGCCTAAGAACCTTATCCCTGTCAACACTCTCACAAAACGGAAG GCTTTGTTTAAAGCGAGATTTGAGCAAGCACTTGAATCTCAGAAGCTGAACATCAAGAAAACAGAACAGCAGCTAAGGAGAATGGGTGTTAACCCCGAAGATCCGGTTGCCATGGCTAGCATCCAGAGAGTTGCCTCAACGTTCTTCAACGCAATCGACAAAAAAGAAGGAAGTCCATATGTCTTCCATGGAGATAAACAATCAGAGCGAGGGACTAGTGTGGTGAATACGGAAGAAACAGAACCGGCTGATGAAGATAGTGACCAGGAGGAGCTAGACAGATTCATAGCTGAGATAGAAGAGGCGGCAGACAAGGAGTGGGAGGAAGAGGAGGCTGCGGAGCAAGAGGAATCTGGTAGAATCAGGTATTGGAACCGAGAGGAGTTTGCAGGAAGAAGCAGAGGACCTGAGATGCGTAGCTACGGAGACTCGAGTCATGGCTTTAGAAGAAATGAGAGGGATACACGTAGCCAGAGGAGATCCAACGATAGTGATGATGATGATGATAATGACACTGATCAATTGGATTCTGAGGATGATGATGAGATCCCAAAGAGGTTTGATAGGCCAAGATCAAATACAAGAAGGCAGGGTCAGGGACAGGATTTTATGAGAAGAAGCCATGATCCTCGACCTCGAGTGAGGAGTGATGAAGATGTGTTGAGTGATCTTGATAGCACAATGTGGGATTCAGGAGATGAAGAAGATGCACCAGCTAATTATATTTCGAGCAGCGACGAGGAGGACGAAGATGAAAACAAAACTAAACAACCAAGGTTCAGTAACAACAATTCGAAGACCAAGAGTGGAAAACAAAGGGATGAGGATTGTGATAGTGATTAG
- the LOC106306345 gene encoding uncharacterized protein LOC106306345, which produces MITKFLTPSFRSFRFFKSPLYLSESLAFGVKYSSMAEVENNVNAAPVSDDELYGFKRQEMYTGTLAGSVAPYGRHVFLCYKSHETWLPRVETEGLPQRFAKSFKDRRADFAVKTNLTVCGGGESDGDVLIFPEMIRYKAIKDTDVDAFVEDVLVNGKPWTSGVQEELSGSFVFVCAHGSRDKRCGVCGPALMEKFEQEIGSRGLSGKIFVKPCSHIGGHKYAGNLIVFSPDSAGNVSGHWYGYVTPDDVPAMLDQHIAKGEIIQNLSRGKMGLIPEGEEAVKEDEHKIPNGNGLQVEKKGFTGGCCQGANGVSCCQEQTPEPVKKEGSVKKNWFRSIEKEELLLGAAAVGAVATIAVAYSIYRKSG; this is translated from the exons ATGATAACGAAATTTCTAACACCTTCATTTCGATCCTTTCGCTTCTTCAAATCTCCTCTCTACTTGAGCGAATCCCTAGCTTTCGGAGTGAAGTACTCTTCGATGGCGGAAGTAGAGAACAACGTTAACGCTGCACCGGTCTCGGACGACGAGCTGTACGGATTTAAACGGCAGGAGATGTACACCGGCACCCTCGCCGGCTCCGTTGCTCCGTACGGTCGCCATGTGTTCCTTTGCTACAAGAGTCACGAGACCTGGCTTCCTCGCGTCGAAACTGAAGGTCTTCCGCAGCGTTTCGCTAAGTCGTTCAAGGATCGCAGAGCTGATTTCGCTGTTAAG ACGAACTTGACGGTGTGTGGTGGAGGTGAATCGGATGGAGATGTGTTGATTTTCCCGGAGATGATCAGATACAA GGCGATTAAGGACACTGATGTGGATGCTTTTGTGGAAGATGTGCTTGTTAATGGGAAACCGTGGACCTCTGGGGTTCAGGAAGAGTTATCAGGCTCCTTTGTGTTTGTGTGTGCTCATGGAAGCCGGGACAAGAGATGCGGTGTTTGTGGACCAGCTCTAATGGAGAAGTTTGAGCAGGAGATTGGCTCGCGTGGACTCTCTGGGAAAATCTTCGTTAAGCCATGTTCTCATATCGGTGGTCACAAGTATGCTGGAAATTTGATTGTCTTCAGCCCTGATTCAGCTGGAAATGTTTCTGGCCACTG GTATGGCTATGTGACTCCTGATGACGTGCCTGCAATGCTTGATCAGCATATTGCAAAAGGAGAAATCATACAAAACCTTTCCAG GGGGAAGATGGGACTAATACCCGAGGGTGAGGAAGCTGTGAAAGAGGATGAGCATAAAATCCCAAACGGAAACGGCTTACAAGTGGAGAAGAAGGGATTCACAGGAGGTTGTTGCCAAGGTGCAAACGGGGTTTCATGTTGCCAGGAGCAAACTCCAGAACCAGTCAAGAAAGAAGGATCCGTGAAGAAGAACTGGTTCAGGTCGATTGAGAAAGAAGAGCTTCTGTTGGGAGCTGCCGCAGTTGGGGCTGTAGCAACCATAGCCGTGGCTTACAGCATTTACAGGAAATCAGGTTAA
- the LOC106301919 gene encoding serine/threonine-protein kinase D6PKL3, with amino-acid sequence MDPSIDHASSSSKPRNTHAKSKPSVTSRSIDSRATKKQEPPLTATETSPEVLEQHSVSSHITQKTKNKKKKQPEPRFYPSPTNTFYTAPLYTEAKQSFSDCASTLNVGGIDLEKMGVLTYRGSTGSDESSSSGLSNSAGYKPHRANNDKRWVAIQEVRSRVGSSLEAKDFKLVKRLGGGDIGTVYLAELIGTGETFAVKVMEKAAIAARKKLVRAQTEREILQSLDHPFLPTLYSHFETENHSCLVMEFCPGGDLHSLRQKQPGKYFPEHAARFYVAEVLLAMEYLHMLGIIYRDLKPENVLVREDGHIMLSDFDLSLRCSVSPTLVRFAATTTLESKPSSYCIQPSCIVQPDCIQPVCFTPRFLSKSKNKKKLNESARQVRPLPELMAEPTSARSMSFVGTHEYLAPEIIKGEGHGSAVDWWTFGIFLYELLFGKTPFRGDVNRATLFNVVGQPLRFPEHPSVSFAARDLIRGLLVKEPQHRLAYRRGATEIKQHPFFQSINWALIRCTNPPQVPQPVKIMDNAQSQGHGCSRSQGDAKPPTVVIDVKPSGNYLEIDFF; translated from the exons ATGGATCCTTCAATCGATCACGCTTCTTCATCTTCCAAACCAAGAAACACTCACGCTAAATCCAAACCATCCGTTACGTCACGTTCCATCGACTCAAGAGCCACCAAGAAACAAGAACCGCCATTAACAGCAACAGAAACTTCCCCTGAAGTTTTAGAACAACACTCTGTTTCATCTCACATCACACAGAAGACGAAGAATAAGAAGAAGAAACAACCCGAGCCTAGATTCTACCCGAGCCCAACCAACACTTTCTACACAGCGCCGCTCTACACAGAAGCCAAGCAAAGCTTCAGCGACTGCGCGAGCACGCTCAACGTCGGAGGAATCGATCTCGAGAAGATGGGCGTGTTAACATACAGAGGAAGCACGGGGAGCGACGAGAGCAGCTCGAGCGGGCTGAGCAACAGCGCCGGCTACAAGCCTCACAGAGCTAACAACGACAAGCGATGGGTCGCGATCCAGGAGGTAAGGTCTCGGGTCGGGTCGTCTCTTGAGGCTAAAGACTTCAAGCTGGTGAAGCGGCTCGGAGGAGGCGACATCGGGACTGTTTACTTAGCGGAGTTGATCGGAACGGGAGAGACGTTCGCCGTGAAGGTCATGGAGAAAGCGGCTATTGCGGCGAGGAAGAAGCTCGTGAGGGCTCAGACGGAGAGGGAGATACTGCAGTCGTTGGATCATCCGTTCTTGCCTACTCTGTATTCGCATTTCGAAACGGAGAATCATTCGTGTCTGGTTATGGAGTTTTGTCCCGGTGGTGATTTGCATTCTCTCCGGCAGAAACAGCCCGGCAAGTACTTCCCGGAACATGCTGCCAG ATTCTACGTTGCTGAAGTGCTTCTAGCTATGGAGTATCTACACATGCTTGGGATCATATACAGAGACCTTAAGCCTGAGAACGTTTTAGTACGTGAAGATGGACACATAATGCTATCAGACTTCGATCTCTCCCTGAGATGTTCAGTCTCTCCAACCCTAGTTCGATTCGCAGCAACCACCACACTCGAATCCAAACCCTCAAGCTACTGCATCCAGCCGAGCTGCATCGTCCAGCCAGACTGCATCCAGCCAGTGTGTTTCACTCCACGGTTCTTATCCAAAAGCAAGAACAAGAAGAAACTAAACGAGTCAGCGCGGCAGGTCAGACCACTCCCGGAGCTCATGGCTGAACCGACAAGCGCGCGGTCCATGTCCTTTGTCGGAACACACGAGTACTTAGCGCCAGAGATCATCAAAGGAGAGGGGCACGGAAGCGCGGTTGACTGGTGGACGTTCGGGATATTCCTGTACGAGCTTCTGTTTGGTAAGACGCCGTTTAGAGGAGACGTGAACAGAGCGACGCTGTTCAACGTGGTTGGACAGCCGTTGAGGTTTCCGGAGCATCCTAGCGTGAGCTTTGCGGCTAGGGACTTGATCAGAGGGTTGCTTGTGAAGGAGCCTCAGCATAGGTTGGCTTATAGGAGGGGAGCTACTGAGATTAAGCAGCATCCTTTTTTTCAGAGTATTAACTGGGCTTTGATCAGATGCACTAACCCGCCTCAGGTTCCACAGCCGGTGAAGATTATGGATAATGCTCAGAGTCAAGGACATGGTTGTAGCCGTAGTCAGGGAGATGCTAAGCCGCCAACTGTTGTTATTGATGTGAAGCCTTCCGGTAATTATTTGGAAATTGATTTCTTCTAG
- the LOC106305886 gene encoding probable disease resistance protein At5g66900 — translation MNDVVSLGVGSVAGAVASELLKIVIEEAKMVVSFKSVYMELASTMEDVLPAIIEIEMLQGAGELKKLKDIIDEALLLVRKCSQVKRWNLPSKAKYTRKIEDINKKMLKFCQIQLQLIMLRNQRLIMHQSGIFSYMSMPVEGSTMMSDILPEDTREAIESHLKSINMKIDGLSVYPPVYRDLCSVPMLDKVLVGLDLPLLEIKTKLFKDDDPVVSLVVSAPPGCGKTTLVTQLCHDDEIKEKFEYIFFCVLSSAPTFRTIVQNLLQHNGYEAPTFENDSQAADGLRNLLEELQEEGPILLVLDDVCQGADSFLQKFQINILNFKILVTSRFEFPSFGPTCHMNPLGDEDAKSLLIEKASLRHLSFKNEDILQEILKRCYGFPFLIEEVGVRLVKEAVREGVLLRVESKSEEETTFNNSPHVSNVNTSF, via the exons ATGAACGATGTGGTTAGTTTGGGGGTAGGTTCTGTTGCAGGAGCTGTGGCCTCCGAGCTCCTCAAAATCGTGATTGAAGAGGCTAAGATGGTGGTGTCGTTCAAATCTGTGTATATGGAGCTTGCATCCACGATGGAGGATGTGCTTCCAGCAATCATAGAGATCGAGATGTTGCAAGGTGCTGGAGAACTAAAGAAACTCAAGGATATAATCGATGAAGCTCTTCTACTGGTTCGGAAGTGTTCACAAGTTAAGCGGTGGAATCTACCCTCAAAAGCTAAATATACAAGAAAAATAGAGGATATCAACAAGAAGATGCTCAAGTTCTGTCAGATTCAACTTCAGCTTATTATGCTTCGGAACCAACGGCTGATTATGCATCAATCCGGAATCTTTTCTTACATGAGTATGCCTGTGGAGGGGTCTACCATGATGTCTGACATTCTGCCTGAGGATACGAGGGAAGCCATTGAGAGTCATCTCAAAAGCATCAATATGAAGATCGATGGTTTGAGTGTTTATCCGCCTGTTTATAGGGATCTTTGTTCGGTCCCCATGCTTGATAAGGTTCTCGTTGGTTTGGATTTGCCATTGTTGGAGATAAAGACGAAGCTCTTTAAGGATGATGATCCAGTGGTTAGTCTTGTGGTCTCTGCTCCTCCCGGGTGCGGGAAAACCACATTGGTCACTCAGCTTTGTCATGATGACGAGATCAAAG AAAAGTTCGAGTATATCTTCTTTTGTGTCCTGTCAAGTGCTCCTACCTTCAGGACCATAGTACAGAATTTACTCCAGCACAACGGTTATGAAGCACCTACATTTGAGAACGATTCTCAAGCAGCTGATGGCTTAAGAAATCTGCTTGAGGAACTTCAAGAAGAGGGTCCTATATTGTTGGTGCTGGATGATGTATGCCAAGGAGCAGACTCTTTTCTTCAGAAATTTCAGATTAACATACTAAATTTCAAGATTCTGGTGACTTCTCGGTTTGAGTTTCCGAGTTTTGGTCCCACTTGTCATATGAACCCTTTGGGAGATGAAGATGCTAAGTCCCTTCTCATTGAGAAGGCATCACTTCGCCACTTATCATTTAAGAATGAAGATATTTTACAGGAA ATTTTGAAACGTTGCTATGGATTTCCATTCTTAATTGAAGAAGTTGGCGTTCGACTTGTAAAAGAAGCTGTAAGAGAGGGAGTACTACTCCGAGTGGAGAGCAAGTCTGAAGAGGAAACAACTTTTAACAATTCTCCACATGTAAGCAACGTCAACACAAGCTTCTGA
- the LOC106306346 gene encoding serine/threonine-protein kinase HT1 yields the protein MGSASGFYSNEGFELDPKWLVDPRHLFVGPKIGEGAHAKVYEGKYRNQTVAIKIIKRGESPEEIAKRDSRFAREIAMLSKVQHKNLVKFIGACKEPMMVIVTELLLGGTLRKYLVSLRPKRLDIRLAVAFALDIARAMECLHSHGIIHRDLKPENLILSADHKTVKLADFGLAREESLTEMMTAETGTYRWMAPELYSTVTLRHGEKKHYNHKVDAYSFAIVLWELILNKLPFEGMSNLQAAYAAAFKNLRPSAEDLPGELGLIVTSCWKEDPNERPNFTEIIQMLLRYLSTVSPPQIVPPPVRRVFSSENVVFSPDSPGTCSLMNVREKDGSGQNVNAADSSEKETKGSFFFCCS from the exons ATGGGATCTGCAAGTGGGTTTTACTCAAACGAAGGGTTTGAATTGGATCCTAAATGGCTGGTTGATCCTCGTCATCTCTTTGTTGGTCCCAAGATCGGCGAAGGAGCTCATGCCAAAGTTTATGAGGGGAA GTATAGAAACCAAACAGTGGCGATTAAGATCATCAAAAGAGGAGAGTCCCCTGAAGAGATTGCCAAAAGAGACAGCCGGTTTGCAAGAGAGATCGCTATGTTGTCCAAAGTTCAGCACAAGAACTTAGTCAAG TTCATTGGAGCGTGCAAAGAACCTATGATGGTTATAGTCACTGAGCTTCTACTAGGCGGTACATTGCGTAAGTATCTAGTCAGCTTGCGGCCTAAACGTTTGGATATACGTTTGGCTGTAGCGTTTGCTCTCGACATTGCTCGTGCCATGGAATGTTTGCATTCCCATGGAATCATTCACCGCGATCTCAAACCTG AGAATTTGATCTTATCTGCGGATCATAAAACCGTAAAACTCGCTGATTTCGGTTTAGCGAGAGAAGAATCATTAACCGAAATGATGACCGCAGAGACTGGTACATATCGTTGGATGGCCCCTGAG CTATACAGTACGGTTACACTAAGACATGGAGAGAAGAAACATTATAACCATAAAGTAGATGCTTACAGCTTTGCCATCGTCTTGTGGGAACTCATCCTCAACAAGTTACCATTTGAAGGCATGTCTAATCTACAAGCAGCCTATGCCGCTGCCTTCAAG AACTTGAGGCCTAGTGCAGAGGATTTACCAGGGGAGTTAGGGCTGATAGTGACATCATGCTGGAAAGAAGATCCTAACGAACGGCCAAACTTCACTGAGATAATTCAAATGCTCCTCCGTTACCTCTCCACCGTTTCCCCTCCGCAGATCGTTCCTCCTCCGGTGAGACGTGTTTTCTCGTCGGAAAACGTGGTTTTCTCTCCGGATTCTCCTGGAACTTGTTCGCTGATGAATGTGAGAGAGAAAGATGGTTCAGGTCAGAACGTTAACGCTGCTGATTCGTCTGAGAAGGAAACAAAAGGAAGCTTCTTCTTCTGCTGCTCATAG